TTTATTGTACTATGTTATGAATAAAGCAAGAAAAAAAGCAATAACATTACAAGCGGAATTTATTCCAACTGATAGAAATAAAATTATGTATATCACGTATAAATTTAGTGGATTTAAAGAAGTAGAGAAAACAGGTGAGCAACTAATTTTTGAGGCTGATTTAACTCATGAAAAAGAATTACCTGAATACGTTTATTTGCCAAAGGAGAAATGAAAAATGGATTTTAATTTATCATCAGACCAAAAAGAATATCAGCAAGAAATCATTGATTTTGCTCGAGAACATTTGAATGATGAAAAATATTTTGAAACTTTTTCAGCCGAAATGTGGAAAAAAGTTTCAAAGTTTGGTTTACTAGGAGTAACGATTAGTGAAGAATATGGTGGATTAGGTGAAAGTTACTTAACAGCTGCGCTGATTTTTGAAGCTCTGGGCTACGCATGCAAAAATAATGGGTTTGTTTTTGCCTTAAATAATCACATTTGGGTTTGCCAAAATCTTATCTATCTATACGGGACAGAACAGCAAAAACGTCAATTTCTGCCTAAGATGATTCAAGGAGATAATATTGGTTGTATTGCGATTTCAGAAGCTGAAGCCGGATCGGATGCTTTCAGTATGAAAACAAAAGTTAAGGAGGAAGAGGATTGCTATGTATTAAATGGTAGCAAGATGTTTGTATCAAACGGTCCGATTGCAGATACTTTTATCGTTTTTGCTGTTTCAACTGATAAAGATCCTGTTTCCTTATCTGCATTTATAGTTGAAAAAGGAATAGAGGGTTTTCAGATTGGTGAAGATATCAAAAAAATGGGACTAAATGCCTGTCCAACCAGTGAAATCGTTTTGGAAAATTGCCGTATTCCTAAAAATAATCTATTAGGTAAATGGAACCAAGGTTCATATATTATGACTGCCGCATTAGAGTGGGAGCGATGCTATGAATTTGCTCCTCACGTGGGAACTATGACAAGAATTATTGAAGAATGTAACGAACAAGCTACCGGTAGAAAGCAGTTTGGAAAACCAATCGGTGACAATCAAGCTATTTCTCATAAGATTGCTCAAATGAAAATTAATCAGGAAATGAGTCAACTGATGCTTTACAAAATTGCGTGGTTAAAAGATCAAGGAAAAACAGCATTCTTGGAAACATCTATTTTCAAAGTTTTTGTTAGTGAACATTACATTCAAGCATGCCGAGATGCTTTGCAAATTTTCGGTGGGTACGGTTATACAACAGAATATGGCATTGAACGTGAATTAAGAGATGCGCTAGCTTGTAGTATTTATTCTGGCACCAATGAGATGCAGAAAAATACAATTTATCGTGTTAACTTAATTAATAACGGAAAATTGTAACCATCTTGGAGGGAGTTGTATAGATGAGACTAGTAGTCTGTTTAAAAATTGTGAGAACAAAGTATGTTTATCCAAATGAAGAGAGAAATGAAACTTTTACATTAAATCCGTATGATCACGCAGCTTTATTGGATTGTTTAAAGCTTAAAGAAGCAACTGGTTGTGAGGTGATTTGCCTTTCAATGGGATCAAACCCAACTAAGGATGTGTTATTAAAAACAATCGCATTAGGTGCTGATCGTGCGATTTTGCTAAGTGATTCAAAATTTTCTGGAGCGGATACAGTGGCAACTTCAAAAGTATTAGCTGAAGCAATCAAAAAAATTGGGTACATTGATTTACTCGTTTGCGGTGAAAAATCGGTTGACGGAGAAACGGGACAAGTTGGTTTTGGAATCGGAGAATGTTTAGGTATTCCTTGTATTTCTCAAGTAACTGAAGTTCTGGACAATAAAAACGATAGAGTGATACTAGATAAAAAAGCTGGAAATCTGATCCAAACAGTTAGTGCACAATTGCCTGTTCTTTTATCTTATGAAACACTTACACTGAGTAAACTTACAGTTGGTTTATTAGCATTAAAAAAATCTAAAAGGGAAGGAATTGAAATTTGGGATGCTGAAAGCTTAGGAATCGATCCGCTACTTTGCGGAATCAAAGGTTCAAAGACAAAGGTTTGGCGTATTGAAAAGGAAAAAAAACAAAAAAAATATCAAAAAATCGAAGGAACAGTCGAAGAAAAAGTGAATCATTTAATGAAAATATTGAATGCGACAGAAAGGGTTTGACATGGTTACAAAAAATATTTTAGTTATTAACGATTGTTCAAAACAATGTGATGATGAACACGCATTACAGCTAATTTCTAAAGCTCATGACTTATCAATACAAATGGCTTGTCGAGTGGAGGTCCTTTGCTTTGGTATAAACGAATGTGCTGATGAAATGAATCGTTTATACGAATATGGAGCAGATTCTATCTATTTCTACAAAAACACTTCTGTTGGTTTAACTGATTATCGACATTTTGCAGAGGTAGTATCGACTCATATCAACAAACAAATGCCTGAATTAGTATTGATTCCTACGTCAACAATGGGAAAGAGTTTATCATCTATCTTGTCGAACCGTTTTGGAGCTGGACTAACAGCTGACTGTATTGATATTCAATTATCAGAAAAGCAAGAATTGATTTTTATTCGAGCGGCTATGAGCGATACAGTTCTTGCTAAAATTGTTTGTATCAATTGTGAACTTAAATTAGGAACGGTAAAACCAAATGTTTTTAAATCAAAAAAAAGAACAACTGCTAGACAAGAGATTTACGAAAAAATAGATTTTGAGACGAGAATAAATACCCCGTTATATACAGTACTATCTACCCGTCAATATGCTCAAAAATGTTCTGTTGATTTTAATAGATATTCAACTATCTTTTGTCTTGGGCGTGGTGTAAAGGATCAACAAAATATTGATAGGTTTTTTGCTTTAGCTGAAAAAATGCAGGTAGGTATTGCGGTGACAAGAACGTTGGTTGAAGAAAATCTAGTTGATAAAGAATACCAAGTTGGGCAATCTGGGAAAAGTATTTCGCCTAAGATTTATGTTAGTTTCGGTTTATCTGGAGCTAGTCAACATATTGTGGGAATAAAAAATGCTGATGTTATTGTCGCTGTGAATCACGATAAAAATGCACCTATCTTTGATTTTTCAGATATTGTTGTTGAAGAAGATTTAAATCTGATCTTAGCGGAAATGGAAGCCAGATTCATCCAATAGAAAAGAGGTGATAAGGATCGTTGTAACTGAAAGAAAAAATTTTCGAAGTTTTCTAGTAATGTGGTTTGGCGAAATGATTTCCAGTATAGGTAGTGGACTTTCTGCTTTTGGAATTGGTATTTTAGTATTTCAAATGACAAGTACAGCAACAAGTGTTTCTTTGGTAACATTTTTCTCTTTTGTACCTGCGATTGTTTTAAGTCCAGTTGCTGGTGTTTTGGCTGATCGATACAATCGAAGGACGTTAATGATCGTAGGAGATTTATTTTCAGCACTAGTATTGTTAGTCATGTGGTTTTTAATGATCAATACAACGATCCAGATTTGGCAGATCTGCTTATGTATTGGTTTGAACTCGGTTTTTGTATCATTGATCGATCCTTGTTATCGTGCTACGGTGACCGATCTATTATCAGAGGAAGAATATTCTAGAGCCAGCGGACTCATTCAGCTAGCTTCTTCAGCAAAATTTTTGCTAGCTCCTTTGGCAGCAGGATTTTTACTCACTTTCGTAGAAGTTTCTACTCTTGTTATGTTCGATATTTGTACAGTTTTTTTGACTATTATTACACTATATTATGTAAAAAAAACAGTGGAATTACCTACAACAAAAATAAAAAACAAGAATCATGTATTGGCAGATTTAAAAAGTGGTTGGCAGGTGATTCATAAACAATATGGTGTTTTGGTGTTGCTCTTAATTATGTCAACAGTTACTTTCTTTATAGGTTTTATTGAAACACTTTTTACACCAATGTTACTGTCGTATACATCTGTGCAGGTTTTAGGAACGATACAGTCAATTGGTGCAATAGGAATGTTGGTAAGCAGTGTGTTTATAGGTATCTTTAATTTGAATAAGCATTTACGTCGGAACATGATCATTTGTTTAGCTCTTGCTGGTATATTTATAATTTTGATTGGTTCTACGACTAATGTAATAGTTATAGGTTGGATGCTGTTTTTATTCTTCTTTACGCTTCCTTTTATTAACACAGGTATAGATGTACTGATAAGAGGAAACATTCCTAATGAAGCCCAAGGGCGTGTTTGGGGAATTGTTTCTGTTATTTCACAGTTAGGCTATGTTTTTGCATATGCAACTTCAGGGATTTTAGCTGATTATGTATTCAATCCTCTCTTAAAAAAAGAAGGGATACTTGCAGAGTCATTTGGGAAAATTATTGGTGTAGGACCTTCAAGAGGAATCGGATTGTTATTTATGATTTTAGGATTGGGAACGATAATTCTATCGTGTTGTTTATGGAAGTCTAAAGAAATCAACCGCTTAGAAAAAAATAGACTTAAAAAGGAGTAATACATGAATTTCAGATTATTGAAGAGAGATTTTTTACGTAAAAAAAGTACAACAAGTCTGATAATATTGGGCATTGCATTGGCAACTTTTTTCATTGCTACTGGTTTTTTTATCACTTCGACGCTTATAAAAAGTATTGATGACTTATTTAAAGTAGCTGAAGTGCCAGATGTTGTTCAAATGCATAAGGGGAATATTGATGAAAATAAGATAACAGATTTTGCAACATCAAGTGGACTAGTCAAAAAAATGCAAACACCGAAAATACTTACTGTGGACGGTAAAAATCTGCGGATTAATGATCATGTACAAACAAATTCTGTGATGGATGTTTCATTTGTCCATCAAAATAAAGAATTTGATTATCTACTAAATATGGAAAATAAACCGGCAAAAATTGCAGAACAGCATATCGGTGTTCCTGTTTATTATTATGAACAATATCAATTAAAAAAAGGTGAAAAAATAGCTGTAACATTCGATGGTAAAAAATATGAATTTATCATTTCCGAATTCATTCGAGATGGTCAGATGAATCCGTCAGGCGTTTCTTCTAAGCGTTTTTTGATTAATGATAAAGACTATGAAACTTTAGCAAAGACAGCGACTGAATTTGAGTATTTGATTGAATTCCAGTTAAAAGATCGAAAAGATGTTGCTGCTTTTCAAACAATGTATGCTGAAAATAATCTACCTCAGCAAGGGCCAATGGTAGATTGGAATATATTTAAGCTACTTAATGGTTTATCTGATGGAATTGTTGCTTTGATTATCGTATTTATTAGCCTTCTATTGATTTTAGTATCTATGCTGGCTTTAAGATTCACATTTTCAATTACTTTGGAAGAAGATATGGCAGAGATTGGTGCATTGAAGGCAATTGGTGTTAGACCTAAACAAATCAAACGAATCTATTTATTAAAATATATGACGATTACATTATTAGGCTCTTTTATTGGTTATGTAGGTTCGATTTTTACTTCTGATTTATTTGTGGGAAACATGACCCTTTATTTAGGGGAAACGCCAAAAACAATGTTTTCATATCTAATCCCATTATTATCCATTCTTTTCGTTTCCTTGGTGATTTACCTGTTTTGTCAAAGTATTTTAAAGCGAATAAATAAAATTTCAGCAGTCGATGCATTAAAACAAAATAATACCAAAAAGAAAAAACGCTTTTTATTAAGATTATCTAAGAATAGAATAGTCAATACACATATCTTTTTAGGTCTAAAAGATGTGATTGAAAAATTTTCCTCGTATCTCTTTTTGATTACATTGTTTATTATTGGTACATTTATTATTACAATTCCGTTGAATATGTACAATACAATGAATTCATCCTCTTTTATTTCTTATATGGGGGTTGGACAAAGTGATATCCGGATCGATTTACAAACGGTTAATCAGATGGATGAAACCTATAATCAAATCGTCAAGAAACTAGAGAGCGATAATGAAATAAGCCAATTTACGGGGTACACAACGTATCGTTTGAAAATTCAAAATGATGAAAATATCTGGGAGACAATCAATGTTGAATCAGGCGATTATCAAACGTTCCCACTTACTTACCTTAAAGGAAAAGCTCCTTCTGATGAAAATGAAATTGCACTATCTTATTTGAATAGCCAAGAGTATAAAGCGAATGTTGGAGATACAGTTCAGCTACGATCAGAGACAGGAGATATTAATTGCAAGGTGACAGGTATCTATCAAGATATTACTAATGGCGGTAAGTCTGCCAAAGGAAATGTCAAAGGGAGCTCAGAAGAGTTGATGTGGTATATGTTAAATATAAAATTGACTAATGACGTGGTCAAAGAGAAAAAGGTAAAAGATTTAAGTAAAATTTTTAACAATGTAAAAATAACAGATATGGATGACTACATGCATCAAACTTTAGGAAATACCATCAAACAGATACACATGATGACAATTCTCGCTACGGTTATCGCAACTATTTTAATTGTGTTGCTGAGTATGCTTTTCTTACAGCTATTACTTGTAAGGAATCAAAAAGAAAATGGTATAAAGTTAGGAATAGGGACAACTGTAAAAGAACTAACATTGCAATTTATGTCGGGAGTGATGTTTGCTTCTGTAGTGGGAGTTATTATTGGGACAGTATTATCTAATACATTAGGAGCAACCTTAGTTAGTTTATTGAGTTCATCATTTGGGATGCCCAAAATTGCATTTACTATTTTGCCTGTACAAGTTTATTTATTAGTACCGATATTCCTGTTGGCAATCGTTATGTTTTCGACGACAATATGTTTTCATTTTGCATTTAAAAATAAGAATATTATAGAACGAATTAAAAATTAATTAAGGTGCTGTAATTGGTTCGATAGAAATATGAATAAAAAACAGGAGGAAATTATGAGTCAGACAATAGTCGAAGTCAACAAGTTAAATAAGGTATTTAAACAAGGTAAAAATCAAAAGGTTCATGTTTTAAAAGATATAGATGCAAAAATTGAAAGAGGAGAGTTTCTATCAATTATGGGTCCCTCTGGATCCGGTAAAACAACTTTTTTATATAATATAAGTGGAATGGACAGAATGACTTCAGGTAACGTCTTGTTAAATGGAGAAGAGATTGCAGACAAAAGTGAAGCAGAATTAGCAAAGTTAAGGTTAACTCGTATGGGCTTTATTTTTCAAGATATTTACTTATTAAGAAATCTCAACTTATTCGATAACGTTATTTATACAGGATATATTGCTAAAAATAGAAAAAAAGAGGAAATAGACGAGCATGCAAATCAATTAATGAAACGAATGGGAATTGATGAGATCAAATCTCATGACATTACTGAGGCTTCAGGTGGTCAATTACAAAGAGTTGGTATTTGCCGGGCGTTGATCAATGAACCAGAAATTATTTTCGGAGATGAGCCAACAGGTGCTTTAAATTCAAAAGCAACAGAGGAAATTTTGAATATTTTGTTGGACATCAACAGCGAAGGGACAACAATTGTTCTAGTAACACACGATATCAGAGTAGCTGCTCGTTCACAAAGAGTTTTATTTATGATAGATGGAGAAATTAGAGCTGAAAAACAGCTTGGTAAATTTAACAAAGAAGCAATTGATTCTAATGAACAATTAACGAAACGGGAAGAACAAATGAATCAATGGCTGAAGCAAAATGGTTTTTAATCGTAAATTAATGTGTTGAAGGAGAGTGAGAAAATGAAACAAAAAAGTAATTTCAACTATTTTATGGCTCTTTGGATCGGAGAACTAGTTTCGTTAGTTGGTAATGGTCTAAGTTCCTTTGCTCTAAGTATTTATGTATACCAGCAAACTGGAGAAGCAACTCATTTGTCGCTACTAACACTGTTTTCTTTTTTGCCAAGTGTATTACTTACACCGATAGCTGGTGGCTTAGCTGACCGATTTAATCGCCGAGTATTAATGTTGATTGGAGATTCTCTTTCAGCCGTTGGTTTAATATTTATTTATTTTCACATACAAAATGGGACAAGCAGTTTTACGATTATTGTCATTGGTGTAACGATC
The Enterococcus silesiacus DNA segment above includes these coding regions:
- a CDS encoding acyl-CoA dehydrogenase, producing MDFNLSSDQKEYQQEIIDFAREHLNDEKYFETFSAEMWKKVSKFGLLGVTISEEYGGLGESYLTAALIFEALGYACKNNGFVFALNNHIWVCQNLIYLYGTEQQKRQFLPKMIQGDNIGCIAISEAEAGSDAFSMKTKVKEEEDCYVLNGSKMFVSNGPIADTFIVFAVSTDKDPVSLSAFIVEKGIEGFQIGEDIKKMGLNACPTSEIVLENCRIPKNNLLGKWNQGSYIMTAALEWERCYEFAPHVGTMTRIIEECNEQATGRKQFGKPIGDNQAISHKIAQMKINQEMSQLMLYKIAWLKDQGKTAFLETSIFKVFVSEHYIQACRDALQIFGGYGYTTEYGIERELRDALACSIYSGTNEMQKNTIYRVNLINNGKL
- a CDS encoding ABC transporter ATP-binding protein; translation: MSQTIVEVNKLNKVFKQGKNQKVHVLKDIDAKIERGEFLSIMGPSGSGKTTFLYNISGMDRMTSGNVLLNGEEIADKSEAELAKLRLTRMGFIFQDIYLLRNLNLFDNVIYTGYIAKNRKKEEIDEHANQLMKRMGIDEIKSHDITEASGGQLQRVGICRALINEPEIIFGDEPTGALNSKATEEILNILLDINSEGTTIVLVTHDIRVAARSQRVLFMIDGEIRAEKQLGKFNKEAIDSNEQLTKREEQMNQWLKQNGF